One window from the genome of Oceanidesulfovibrio indonesiensis encodes:
- a CDS encoding DUF362 domain-containing protein, with the protein MRRRDFLKWQMHGALWLTAGGTALTPFSAQAADSVDIGVAKGAPAAATRAAVELLGGMQTVVKPGDTVVIKPNMSFPHPPEKGTTTHPEVVREVAVMCREAGASRVFILDHPLSRAEACLENSKIDEVCRVLPDTRVLGLEDPSFFVDSPLEDAKEMRSNAFMREVLEADVLIAAPVAKSHGSTGVSLSMKGMMGLIWDRGVMHYRYNLDEAIVDLNTKLTADLVVMDATRVLSTNGPYGPGLVLKEDTVIASRDCVAADAMTVSRFEWYGRRMRPDQVGHIRLAHERGLGNMYIESMAVQEVTV; encoded by the coding sequence ATGCGACGCAGAGACTTTCTGAAGTGGCAGATGCACGGCGCCCTCTGGCTCACCGCCGGAGGAACCGCCCTCACGCCGTTTTCCGCCCAAGCCGCCGACAGCGTGGACATAGGCGTAGCCAAAGGCGCGCCGGCAGCCGCCACCCGCGCCGCCGTGGAACTCCTGGGCGGCATGCAGACCGTAGTCAAGCCAGGCGACACGGTGGTCATCAAGCCGAACATGAGCTTTCCGCACCCGCCGGAAAAGGGAACCACAACCCACCCCGAGGTGGTCCGGGAAGTCGCGGTCATGTGCCGCGAGGCCGGCGCTTCCCGGGTGTTTATCCTGGACCACCCCTTGAGCCGCGCCGAAGCGTGTCTGGAAAACAGCAAGATCGACGAGGTCTGCCGCGTTCTGCCGGACACCCGGGTCCTGGGCCTGGAAGACCCGTCCTTTTTCGTGGATTCCCCCCTGGAGGACGCCAAGGAGATGCGGTCCAACGCGTTCATGCGCGAGGTTCTGGAGGCGGATGTGCTCATCGCCGCGCCCGTGGCCAAATCCCACGGCTCTACTGGCGTGTCCCTGTCCATGAAAGGCATGATGGGGCTGATCTGGGACCGCGGAGTGATGCACTACCGCTACAATCTGGACGAGGCCATCGTGGACCTGAACACCAAGCTCACCGCCGATCTGGTGGTCATGGACGCTACACGCGTGCTCTCCACCAACGGCCCCTACGGTCCGGGTCTGGTGCTCAAGGAAGACACGGTCATCGCCTCGCGTGACTGCGTGGCGGCCGACGCAATGACTGTCTCCAGGTTCGAATGGTACGGCCGGCGCATGCGCCCGGACCAGGTCGGCCACATCCGGCTGGCCCATGAACGTGGGCTCGGCAATATGTACATCGAAAGCATGGCGGTCCAGGAGGTCACGGTCTGA
- a CDS encoding tetratricopeptide repeat-containing diguanylate cyclase translates to MNHGSPSTCPAAAQLARHDLVENEVFLRESFATMLSFKSSSLYFPQTIPAGMAPEDGGRALHLPEERKLLAPLIHAGEFLGVFVMRGVRLKAPKTMLDKLPAMAGLVLETLHLRKLTACDPLTGLLNSHNFYAALEREVEAVVCSLKPECGAGRQLNGDNHRAGAGVVSLRLTGMGQIIARFGHVFADRLVAATAEALHAALPETTFASHTAPHEFAVLVPEGGYGACRETAESLHEAVRGVELIHELTDAHVRPAASTGFALFPQDMDGVVLEREPAEQARVLQAKASRAARTAIELDSQDPMPFSRILEQGGRVKRTMSMNRLVISLGQAVGAQEGQRYLVWSAPQDCSKPRYKGEIIVMEVSAEDSLAEIMHQGDPTWAIEPGDQLTLLKDQSRSLDGCNDICGQKDMLTGLYVYRDFLQRIRIAGEPLSEFSIALVRLSAVEDQGSDVFHKHAEQAVSEAASLARELFGAEVLGGRFSMNSLVFFIPERSAEKTLALFRTFHKQLVERHGLDAAVGIAGYPFLACHKADIVENSRKALDFALLLDAPRLGTFGSLALTIAADKLFSNGDFYGALEEYKLALLADESNTLALNSLGVCEARIGRLAEARDRFDTVLARERGNLMARYNLGYVCQKMGELEAAKDAYRRCLKKDPNHLFSLVRLGQVAEAEGKLGLARRYYNRATLLDGGKGVTRRNLARLSYKQNRLEEARELLHEALVHDPKDAFSLHLMARLYLDSGEDPEIAKVLASQSVALRPDKKPYWVELARAFDTLGRPQEAQRSMAHAANL, encoded by the coding sequence ATGAACCACGGCTCTCCATCCACCTGTCCGGCTGCGGCCCAACTTGCACGTCACGACCTCGTGGAAAACGAGGTCTTTTTGCGAGAATCCTTCGCCACAATGCTCTCGTTCAAGTCTTCGTCGCTCTACTTCCCGCAGACCATTCCCGCGGGCATGGCGCCTGAGGACGGCGGCCGGGCGCTGCATCTGCCCGAGGAGCGCAAGCTGCTGGCGCCGCTCATCCACGCTGGTGAGTTCCTTGGCGTATTCGTGATGCGCGGCGTGCGGCTGAAAGCGCCCAAGACCATGCTGGACAAATTGCCCGCCATGGCCGGCCTCGTGCTGGAAACCCTGCACCTGCGCAAGCTCACCGCCTGCGATCCGCTTACCGGCCTGTTGAATTCGCATAATTTTTACGCTGCCCTGGAGCGCGAGGTGGAAGCCGTGGTCTGCTCGCTCAAGCCGGAATGCGGCGCCGGGCGGCAGCTCAATGGCGACAACCACCGCGCAGGCGCCGGCGTCGTTTCACTACGGCTCACAGGCATGGGGCAGATTATCGCGCGTTTCGGCCACGTCTTTGCGGACAGGCTTGTCGCAGCCACGGCCGAAGCATTGCACGCCGCCCTGCCCGAAACGACTTTCGCATCCCACACTGCCCCTCACGAATTCGCCGTCCTCGTGCCTGAAGGCGGCTACGGCGCCTGCCGCGAGACAGCGGAGTCACTCCACGAGGCGGTCAGAGGCGTGGAGCTTATCCACGAACTGACAGATGCGCACGTCAGGCCTGCGGCCAGCACCGGATTCGCCCTTTTCCCGCAGGATATGGACGGGGTGGTGCTCGAACGCGAACCGGCCGAGCAGGCCCGGGTGCTGCAAGCAAAGGCGTCCCGCGCGGCACGCACGGCCATAGAGCTGGATTCCCAGGATCCCATGCCCTTCAGCCGCATTCTGGAGCAGGGAGGGCGGGTCAAGCGCACCATGTCCATGAACCGCCTCGTGATCAGCCTTGGCCAGGCCGTGGGTGCTCAGGAAGGCCAGCGTTACCTCGTCTGGTCCGCACCGCAGGATTGCAGCAAGCCTCGGTATAAAGGCGAAATCATCGTCATGGAAGTATCGGCCGAGGATTCCCTGGCCGAAATCATGCACCAGGGCGACCCCACCTGGGCCATTGAGCCCGGCGACCAGCTCACCCTGCTCAAGGATCAGTCCAGAAGCCTGGACGGATGCAATGATATCTGCGGACAAAAGGACATGCTTACAGGGCTTTACGTATATCGCGACTTCTTGCAGCGAATCCGCATCGCCGGCGAGCCCCTTTCCGAATTCAGCATCGCGCTCGTGCGGCTTTCCGCCGTGGAGGACCAGGGGTCGGACGTCTTCCACAAGCATGCAGAGCAGGCGGTGAGCGAGGCTGCAAGCCTTGCCCGCGAGCTTTTCGGGGCCGAGGTTCTGGGCGGCCGGTTCAGCATGAACAGCCTCGTGTTCTTCATCCCTGAACGCAGCGCGGAGAAAACCCTGGCGCTCTTCCGCACCTTCCATAAGCAGCTTGTCGAGCGCCACGGCCTGGACGCAGCCGTGGGCATCGCCGGTTACCCGTTCCTCGCCTGCCACAAGGCGGACATCGTGGAAAACAGCCGCAAGGCGCTGGACTTCGCCCTGCTGCTCGATGCGCCGCGGCTTGGCACGTTCGGCTCCCTGGCGCTGACCATCGCTGCGGACAAGCTCTTCAGCAACGGCGACTTCTACGGCGCGCTGGAGGAGTACAAGCTTGCCCTGCTCGCCGATGAGTCCAACACACTGGCGCTCAACTCGCTAGGCGTGTGTGAAGCCCGCATAGGCCGACTGGCCGAGGCCCGGGATCGGTTTGACACCGTGCTGGCCCGAGAGCGGGGCAATCTCATGGCGCGCTACAATCTGGGCTATGTCTGCCAGAAGATGGGAGAACTGGAAGCAGCCAAGGACGCCTACCGGCGTTGCCTGAAGAAAGACCCCAACCACTTGTTCAGCCTGGTTCGACTCGGTCAGGTGGCTGAGGCCGAAGGAAAGCTAGGCCTGGCGAGGCGCTACTACAACCGCGCCACTCTGCTCGATGGCGGCAAAGGAGTGACACGCCGCAACCTGGCGCGGCTCTCGTACAAGCAGAACCGGCTGGAAGAAGCGCGGGAACTACTGCACGAAGCGTTGGTGCACGACCCGAAGGACGCGTTCTCCCTGCACCTCATGGCCAGGCTGTACCTGGACAGCGGCGAGGATCCCGAGATCGCCAAAGTGCTGGCCAGCCAGAGCGTGGCCCTGCGGCCGGACAAGAAACCCTACTGGGTCGAGCTCGCCCGCGCTTTCGACACCTTGGGCCGGCCCCAGGAGGCGCAACGCTCCATGGCGCATGCCGCCAACCTGTAA
- a CDS encoding 4Fe-4S binding protein gives MDPTVMAGTFLAGRAVLAALWPALVFLALTALAGRLFCGWICPLGACVDLADRGLSRRRSAPLNRSVRTGLRRVKFHVLALILGAAALGVSMVFLAAPIPLVTRFFGLLLLPIAEAAAWLGLDALRPLAASMDWDSLYYLEISNSRFGTQFFLLVMAGVVFLPGLLAPRFWCRYLCPAGAVFSLFGRKPVIRRRVSDDCIECGLCQKRCPMNAIPEDPHVTRNGECIACETCERICPTAAISFPVARRPRTIEVQENAGKNPANASEKQAGRKRQPAFSEPAMPRRTFLYTGAAGMGAALLAYADIASPLVAEGKGAPEERHTLRPPGALPEPDFLARCVRCGECMAACPTNTIQPVWFAAGLAGVFSPVLEPTRGPCETTCNLCGHVCPTGALRPLPLAEKQNAKLGTARILRYKCLAWEEERQCVVCDEVCPYDAIHLERVTGNPVAVPFVNEQRCAGCGFCEHHCPVRAERAIIVEPAGAVRLASGSYTEENAALGLDIDLDRPASDLRQSAPGEFGGYDRSAPPSAGDDMPPGFSEPGGGQDRSPSPYTGSDPRPPISRPDSESGLPPGFSEPDS, from the coding sequence ATGGACCCGACCGTTATGGCGGGCACGTTCCTTGCCGGCCGTGCAGTGCTCGCCGCGCTGTGGCCGGCCCTCGTGTTTCTGGCGCTCACCGCGCTCGCCGGCCGGCTGTTCTGCGGGTGGATATGCCCGCTGGGCGCCTGCGTGGACCTTGCCGACCGCGGATTATCCAGACGCCGCTCAGCACCGTTGAACCGCTCGGTGCGCACCGGCCTGCGGCGGGTCAAGTTCCATGTCCTGGCCCTCATCCTGGGCGCTGCCGCGCTCGGGGTTTCCATGGTCTTCCTCGCCGCGCCCATTCCGCTCGTCACGCGCTTTTTCGGCCTGCTGCTCCTGCCCATTGCAGAGGCTGCGGCCTGGCTCGGACTGGATGCCCTGCGCCCCCTGGCCGCATCCATGGACTGGGACTCACTCTACTACCTGGAAATATCCAACAGCCGCTTCGGCACTCAGTTTTTCCTGCTGGTCATGGCCGGCGTTGTCTTCCTGCCCGGGCTCCTCGCACCGCGGTTCTGGTGCCGCTACCTTTGCCCGGCCGGCGCCGTGTTTTCCCTGTTCGGCAGAAAGCCTGTCATACGCCGGCGCGTCTCGGACGACTGCATCGAGTGCGGACTGTGCCAGAAACGCTGCCCGATGAACGCGATTCCGGAAGACCCGCATGTGACCCGCAACGGCGAATGCATCGCCTGCGAAACATGCGAACGCATCTGTCCGACGGCGGCCATCTCGTTTCCTGTTGCCCGGAGACCCCGGACGATCGAGGTGCAGGAAAACGCGGGGAAGAATCCCGCCAACGCATCCGAAAAACAGGCTGGCCGCAAACGTCAGCCAGCTTTTTCCGAGCCGGCCATGCCCCGCCGCACGTTCCTGTACACCGGCGCCGCCGGCATGGGCGCCGCCCTGCTCGCCTACGCGGACATCGCCAGTCCACTCGTGGCGGAAGGCAAGGGCGCGCCCGAGGAGCGGCACACCCTGCGGCCTCCGGGCGCTCTGCCGGAACCGGACTTCCTGGCCCGCTGCGTGCGCTGCGGTGAGTGCATGGCTGCCTGCCCCACGAACACCATCCAGCCCGTGTGGTTCGCCGCCGGTCTGGCCGGCGTGTTCAGCCCGGTGCTGGAGCCCACGCGCGGACCATGCGAAACCACCTGCAACCTGTGCGGCCACGTTTGCCCTACCGGCGCCCTCCGCCCTCTGCCCCTGGCAGAAAAGCAAAACGCCAAACTCGGCACGGCGCGCATTCTGCGCTACAAATGCCTGGCCTGGGAGGAAGAACGCCAGTGCGTGGTATGCGACGAGGTCTGTCCCTACGACGCCATCCACCTGGAGCGCGTGACGGGCAACCCCGTGGCCGTGCCGTTCGTCAACGAACAACGCTGCGCCGGCTGCGGGTTCTGCGAGCACCACTGCCCTGTGCGGGCCGAACGGGCCATCATCGTCGAGCCGGCGGGCGCGGTGCGGCTTGCATCCGGATCCTATACGGAAGAAAACGCTGCCCTTGGCCTGGATATCGACCTGGACCGGCCGGCCTCCGACCTCCGGCAAAGCGCCCCCGGCGAATTCGGAGGATACGACCGCTCGGCTCCACCATCTGCCGGGGACGATATGCCCCCGGGCTTCAGCGAACCAGGCGGCGGTCAGGACCGATCGCCATCGCCATACACTGGAAGCGACCCGCGCCCGCCAATAAGCCGGCCAGACTCCGAGAGCGGTCTGCCTCCCGGGTTCTCGGAGCCGGACTCCTGA